One Solidesulfovibrio sp. genomic window, CGACTGCCACGACAACAAGGACATGTCGCTGAAGATCAGCCGGGACTTTTCCCTGGGCGAATCCCTCAAGGCCATGGGCGTCAAGCAGGCCGACCTGACCCGCCAGGACATGCGCTCGGTGGTCTGCGCCCAGTGTCACGTGACCTATAACATCAACAAGAACGCCGAGATGCAGTCGGTAGGCATCATCTTTCCCTGGCAGGGGAGCACGTGGGGGGCCATCACCATCGAGGACATCATCAAGAAAATCGCCCACGACGACAGCCTCAAGGAGTGGAAGCAGACGGTCACCGGCTTCAAGCTGGCCTACATCCGCCATCCCGAGTTCGAGCTTTTCTCCAACAAGAGCGTGCACTGGAAGGCCGGGGCGGCCTGCGCCGACTGCCACATGCCCTACATGAAGGTCGGCGTGCGCAAGGTCTCGGACCACCGGGTCATGAGCCCGCTCAAAAACGACATGAAGGCCTGCATGCAGTGCCACACCGAGACGCCGGAATGGCTCAAGGAGCAGGTGGTGGCCATCCAGGACCGCACCGCCTCGCTGCAGATCCGCTCCGGCAACGCCACGGCGGCCACGGCCAAGCTCTTCGAGGCCGTGCACAAGGCCCGCGACGCCGGCCAGGCCGTGGACAAGGCCCTCTACGACAAAGCCAAGGAATTCTACGAGGAAGCCTTCTACCGGTCGCTGTTCATCGGCGCGGAAAACTCCCTCGGCTTCCACAACCCCACCGAGGCCATGCGCGTGCTCGGCGACTCCATCGCCTTCGCCGCCAAGGCCGAGGGCTACCTGCGCCAGATTCTGGCCAAGGCCGGTGTCGAGGTGCCGCTCAAGGTCGATCTGGAACTGCCCAAGTACCTGGAGGGACGCGGCGCCAAAAAGCTCGGCAACCAGCCCCAGCAGGAATTCAAGGACCCCATGGGCGTGCAGGACCGCTTCTAGCCGTCCCCGCGCCGTTGGCATCCCCTGCCTGCCCGCCCGGGAAACCGGGCGGGCTTTTTCGTGGGCCGCCCGGCGGCAGGGCGCTCCGATCAGCCGTCCGTGCGGCGCGTTGACAGCGGCTTTGGCCTTGCCGTAACGAGAGGTACGGGTGTGCCGTTTCCCCGCCTTGGCGGCAGGCCGGCCCCTGCCCGGAGAAACCGTGGACAACCTCCCCCGCGACGCCTTTTCCATCATGGCCAAGCCGGTGGGGCCGGACTGCAACCTGGCCTGCGCCTACTGTTTCTACCGGCCCAAGAAACGGCTGTTTCGCCATCCCCATCCGCGCATGCACCGGCACGTTCTGGAGCGCTTCGTCAAAAGCCACTTGCGGCTCCATCCCGGCCCCGAGGTGCCGTTTGCCTGGCAGGGCGGCGAACCGCTGCTGGCCGGCCTGGGCTTCTTCGAGGAGGCCGTGCGCCTCCAGTGCCGCCATGCGCCGCCGGGCAAGACGGCCCACAACGCCCTCCAGACCAACGCCACCCTGATCGACCGCGATTTCGCCCGGTTTTTCGCCAGAAACGGCTTCCTCCTCGGGGTCAGCCTGGACGGCCCGGCCTCCTGCCACGACGCCTTCCGCCGCCGCCGCGACGGCGGGCCGACCCACGGCGCGGTCATGGCCGGCCTGGAGTTGCTGCGGAGCCACGGCGTGGCCTTCAACGTGCTTTGCGCCGTGCACGCCGCCAACCAGGACCAGCCCGAGGAAGTCTACCGCTTCCTGCGCGACGCGGCCGGGGCGACCCACATCCAGTTCATTCCCATCGTGGCCGCCGGGGAGGCGGGGCTTGGCCCGGCCAGCGTCGATGCGGCCGCCTTCGGCGGCTTTCTTTCCGCGGTCTGGGACCTCTGGCGCCGCGAGGACGTGGGCCGGGTCTTCGTCGGCCATTTCGACGCCGCCCTGGCCGCCCACCTGGGCCAGCCGGGGGGGCTTTGCGCCATGGCCCGGGACTGCGGCCGGGCGCTGGTCCTGGAGCACGACGGCAGCCTCTATGCCTGCGACCATTTCGTGGATGCCGCGCACTGCCTGGGCAGCCTGGCCCGCGCGCCCTTGCCCGAGCTTGTGGCCGGCCCGGTCCTGGCGGCCTTCGCCCGCCGCAAGGCCGGCGGGCTGCCCGAGGCCTGCCGGGCCTGCGCCCTGGCCTTCGCCTGCGGCGGCGGCTGTCCCAAGGACCGTTTCGCGGCCTCCCCGGGCGGGCCGGCCGCCCAGTACCTGTGCCCGGGGCTGACCGCCTTTTTGACCCATGCCGCACCGGAGCTGGCCGCCATGGCGGCGGTGGTCCGGCAGCAGCCCGCCTTTCGCCTCGTGACGGCCTGACCCCCAAAGGAGAAGCGACGATGCCCGACAAGGACACGAGTACCGTTTCCCGCCGCGAGTTTTTGAAAAACACGGCCCAGGCCCTGACCGTGGGCATGGTGGCCTCGGCCCTGCCCGGACTGCCGTCCCTGGCCGGCGGCCCGGCCCCGGCCAAGGCCGCCACGCTGCCGGCCCGGCCCAACCTGCTCATTTTGATCAGCGACCAGGAGCGCTCTCCCAGGGACTGGCCGGCGGGCTGGGCCGAGGCCAATCTGGACAAGGCCCGCAAGCGGTTGCTGCAAAACGGCCTGGACTTTTCCCGGGCCTATTGCAGCGCCTCCATGTGCTCGCCCAGCCGGGGCAGCCTTTTCACCGGGCTGTACCCGGCCCAGCACGGCGTGACCATGACCCTGGCCGAGGGCGGCGACGAGGTCACCCTCTCCCCGAGCCTGCGCAACCTCGCCCACCTGCTGGTGGAGGCCGGCTACGACGTGCAGTTGCGGGGCAAGTGGCACCTGTCCAAAAGCGCCGAGGGCGGCACGCCCACGGCCGAGGACCTGGCCCAATTCGGCTTCGCCGGCTGGGTGCCCACCAATGTCGGCGAGGCCCTGGATGTCGACACCCTGGCCGGCGGCTGCCCGGACATGGACGAGCCCACCGTGGACCAGGCCGTGGCCTACCTCCAGTCCATGACCCCGGAAAAGGCCCTGGCGAAACCCTTCTGCCTGGTCGTCTCCCTGGCCAACCCCCACGACATCCTGGCCTATCCGGGGCTGTGGGACGAGGAAAGCTGCACGGACAAGTGCTACAAGAACACGGCCAACCTGAACATGGGCCTGACCGTGCCCCCTTCCCGCAACACCGACGACCTGTCGCTCAAGCCGCAGGTGCAAAAGCAGGCCCTCGACCTGTACGCCAGCGGCCTGGGCCCGTTGGTGACGGAACAAAAGCAGCTCAACTATGTGAATTTTTACGGCTACCTGCAAACGATCATCGACGGGCAGTTCAACACCGTCCTGCAGACCCTGGCCGACCGGGGGCTGACCGAATCCACGGTCATCGTGCGCACGGCCGACCACGGCGAAGCGGGGCTGGCCCATGGCGGCCTGCGCCAGAAGATGTTCAACATCTACGAGGAGTGCCTCAACATTCCCCTGATTTTCTCCAATCCGCTGCTGTTCCCCCAGGCCCGGCAGACCACGGCCTATGCCACCCTGGTGGACCTGGTGCCCACCCTGGCCAGCCTGTGCGGCATCCCCGGCTGGAAATGGTCCTACCTGCCGGGCGAGGACCTCTCGCCCATCCTGCTGGGTACGAAACCCGCGGTCCAGGATACGATCCTGTTCACCTTCGACGACGAGTACGCCGGCCAGACCTCCCCGCCGCCCTACATCACCGAGCCCTGCCACATCCGCTGCATCGTCCGCACGGACGCGGACGGCGAGTGGAAATACGCCCGCTACTACGACCCGGCCGGGCAAGCCGCCGAAGAGTACGAGATGTATTGCCTCAAGGACGGCACGGGGGCAGCCGTTGACCCCGAGGAGCTCGACAACCTGGCCAACCCCGGCAGCCCCAACTACGCCGCCTACGCGGCCAAGCGCGCCGAACTGGCCGCGCTTTTAGCCGAGGTGGAGGCCAAGCGCCTGGCTCCGGTCACGCCGCCCGGCCCGCCCCTGCCCCAGCTCGATCTGCTGCTGCTTGGCGGGTAGGCGCGGGAAGGCCTAGGCCTCCAGTTGCAGGTGGCGCACCCGACTGGCTTCCTCGCCGGGGCTGGCCCCGAAAAAGCGCTTGAATTCCCGGCTGAACTGCGAGGTGCTGGCGTAGCCCACGGCCACCGAGGCGGACTTGGCCGAATGGCCGGCCTTGGCCATGAGCAGCCGGGCTTTGTGCAGCCGGATGCTCTTGATGTACTGGATGGGCGAACTGGCCGTGACCGTCTTGAAGTGCTGGTGAAAGGCGGAAACGCTCATGCCGGCCGTGCC contains:
- a CDS encoding ammonia-forming cytochrome c nitrite reductase subunit c552; this encodes MRGKTVINAALALGIAAFLFVPYACSPPKPEPVKTVTIPDGEIDPAVWGKAYPEEYESWKKTEQPEPAGKSKYKRGFDADGITYDKLAEFPYMALLFNGWGFGVEYNEPRGHAYMVRDQVEIDASRLKAGGVCLTCKTPYAPLLEKEMGVDYYKMPYKDVLNKIPEKFRNLGVACVDCHDNKDMSLKISRDFSLGESLKAMGVKQADLTRQDMRSVVCAQCHVTYNINKNAEMQSVGIIFPWQGSTWGAITIEDIIKKIAHDDSLKEWKQTVTGFKLAYIRHPEFELFSNKSVHWKAGAACADCHMPYMKVGVRKVSDHRVMSPLKNDMKACMQCHTETPEWLKEQVVAIQDRTASLQIRSGNATAATAKLFEAVHKARDAGQAVDKALYDKAKEFYEEAFYRSLFIGAENSLGFHNPTEAMRVLGDSIAFAAKAEGYLRQILAKAGVEVPLKVDLELPKYLEGRGAKKLGNQPQQEFKDPMGVQDRF
- a CDS encoding anaerobic sulfatase maturase, which translates into the protein MDNLPRDAFSIMAKPVGPDCNLACAYCFYRPKKRLFRHPHPRMHRHVLERFVKSHLRLHPGPEVPFAWQGGEPLLAGLGFFEEAVRLQCRHAPPGKTAHNALQTNATLIDRDFARFFARNGFLLGVSLDGPASCHDAFRRRRDGGPTHGAVMAGLELLRSHGVAFNVLCAVHAANQDQPEEVYRFLRDAAGATHIQFIPIVAAGEAGLGPASVDAAAFGGFLSAVWDLWRREDVGRVFVGHFDAALAAHLGQPGGLCAMARDCGRALVLEHDGSLYACDHFVDAAHCLGSLARAPLPELVAGPVLAAFARRKAGGLPEACRACALAFACGGGCPKDRFAASPGGPAAQYLCPGLTAFLTHAAPELAAMAAVVRQQPAFRLVTA
- a CDS encoding sulfatase-like hydrolase/transferase — encoded protein: MPDKDTSTVSRREFLKNTAQALTVGMVASALPGLPSLAGGPAPAKAATLPARPNLLILISDQERSPRDWPAGWAEANLDKARKRLLQNGLDFSRAYCSASMCSPSRGSLFTGLYPAQHGVTMTLAEGGDEVTLSPSLRNLAHLLVEAGYDVQLRGKWHLSKSAEGGTPTAEDLAQFGFAGWVPTNVGEALDVDTLAGGCPDMDEPTVDQAVAYLQSMTPEKALAKPFCLVVSLANPHDILAYPGLWDEESCTDKCYKNTANLNMGLTVPPSRNTDDLSLKPQVQKQALDLYASGLGPLVTEQKQLNYVNFYGYLQTIIDGQFNTVLQTLADRGLTESTVIVRTADHGEAGLAHGGLRQKMFNIYEECLNIPLIFSNPLLFPQARQTTAYATLVDLVPTLASLCGIPGWKWSYLPGEDLSPILLGTKPAVQDTILFTFDDEYAGQTSPPPYITEPCHIRCIVRTDADGEWKYARYYDPAGQAAEEYEMYCLKDGTGAAVDPEELDNLANPGSPNYAAYAAKRAELAALLAEVEAKRLAPVTPPGPPLPQLDLLLLGG